In Candidatus Promineifilum breve, one genomic interval encodes:
- the secG gene encoding preprotein translocase subunit SecG, which yields MNFAPWAPYLSIIEIILGLALTALVLVQSKGQDLGGFLGGGGGDGGAFRTRRGIEVVLHRLTIIIAVIFFINTLLAFLAWGQVS from the coding sequence ATGAATTTTGCACCCTGGGCTCCCTATCTGAGTATTATCGAAATTATTCTGGGCCTGGCTCTGACGGCTCTGGTTCTTGTCCAATCAAAGGGGCAGGACCTGGGTGGGTTTCTGGGCGGCGGCGGCGGCGATGGCGGCGCGTTCCGCACCAGGCGCGGTATTGAAGTCGTCTTGCACCGCCTGACGATCATCATCGCCGTCATCTTCTTCATCAACACCTTGCTGGCCTTCCTGGCCTGGGGGCAGGTCAGCTAA
- a CDS encoding peptide ABC transporter substrate-binding protein encodes MKPDIRWQALLALAGLALVWMLLSYQVQSAALCSVSVPAAGGTFVEGMVGRPLTLNPLLSDSYPVDRELTDLIFDGLIRYDEEGQPQPALAQEWTLSDDNLTFTFTLREGATWHDGRPVTAEDVAFTYGLIQNEAFPGPEHLRNLWLPVTITVIDERHIAFTLPQPYAPFLQATTRGILPAHLLGDVAVADLASAAFNQAPVGSGPFMVQPGQDWARTARLRLTPNAAYWREGTQLSDIEIRFFAEAEAMLSAFAAGELHGLNGLTPALTPQAAAMDNARLFTAVAPRYSSLLFNVSGTGAAALLTKEVRQALAYALDRRALVDTVLNGQGIEFDGPYLPDHWAARPDQLTAYTYQPETAAALLDGAGWVGAGVRAREGAPLTLRLLALDRADHRGLVEEIARQWQASGIEAQVTLVPDVNALRQTLSERNFDIALVEITPPNDPDLYDFWSQEATVRGQNFGGWNNRRASEALEAGRQIYPQAERAPYYEAFQRQFDGDLPSLTLYQHVDAYVLRDDVQGAEIGLVWQPRDRFQTLAAWFLNYREVAVSCPPANSG; translated from the coding sequence ATGAAACCCGATATCCGCTGGCAGGCGTTATTGGCCCTGGCCGGTTTGGCTTTGGTATGGATGCTGCTCTCCTACCAGGTGCAATCGGCCGCACTGTGCTCCGTCAGCGTACCGGCGGCGGGCGGCACCTTCGTAGAGGGGATGGTCGGCCGGCCGCTGACGCTCAACCCGCTCCTCAGCGATTCCTATCCCGTGGATCGCGAATTGACCGATCTGATTTTCGACGGGTTGATCCGCTATGACGAGGAGGGCCAACCGCAACCGGCATTGGCCCAGGAGTGGACGCTGAGCGACGACAACCTGACCTTCACCTTCACCTTGCGGGAAGGGGCGACCTGGCACGATGGCCGGCCGGTGACGGCCGAGGACGTGGCCTTCACCTACGGTCTCATCCAAAACGAAGCCTTCCCCGGCCCGGAACACCTGCGCAACCTGTGGCTGCCGGTCACAATTACGGTCATCGACGAACGCCACATCGCCTTTACCCTGCCCCAGCCCTACGCCCCCTTCTTGCAGGCCACCACGCGCGGCATCCTGCCCGCCCACCTGCTGGGCGACGTGGCCGTGGCCGATCTGGCGTCGGCGGCGTTCAATCAGGCCCCGGTCGGCAGCGGGCCGTTTATGGTGCAGCCCGGCCAGGATTGGGCGCGGACGGCGCGCCTGCGCCTGACGCCCAATGCGGCCTATTGGCGCGAGGGAACCCAGCTGAGCGACATTGAAATACGTTTCTTTGCCGAAGCCGAGGCGATGCTGTCGGCCTTCGCCGCCGGCGAGCTGCATGGCCTCAACGGTCTGACGCCGGCGCTGACGCCCCAGGCCGCGGCGATGGACAACGCGCGCCTGTTCACCGCCGTGGCCCCGCGCTATTCGTCCCTGCTCTTCAACGTCAGCGGCACGGGCGCGGCGGCCCTGCTGACCAAAGAGGTGCGCCAGGCGTTGGCCTATGCGCTGGACAGGCGCGCCCTGGTCGATACCGTCCTCAACGGCCAGGGTATCGAGTTCGATGGGCCGTACCTGCCCGATCATTGGGCGGCCCGCCCCGACCAGTTGACGGCCTACACCTACCAACCGGAGACGGCCGCGGCCTTGCTGGATGGAGCCGGCTGGGTGGGGGCTGGGGTGCGCGCCCGCGAAGGCGCGCCGCTCACCCTGCGGCTGCTGGCGCTGGATCGCGCCGATCACCGGGGCTTGGTCGAGGAGATCGCCCGGCAATGGCAGGCCAGCGGCATCGAGGCGCAGGTGACGCTGGTGCCCGACGTCAACGCCCTGCGTCAAACGTTGAGCGAGCGCAACTTCGACATTGCCCTGGTGGAGATCACGCCGCCCAACGACCCCGACCTCTACGACTTCTGGAGCCAGGAAGCGACGGTGCGCGGCCAAAATTTCGGCGGCTGGAACAACCGCCGGGCCAGCGAGGCGCTCGAAGCCGGGCGGCAAATTTACCCCCAGGCCGAACGCGCGCCGTATTACGAGGCATTCCAGCGCCAGTTTGACGGCGATCTGCCGTCATTGACGCTTTACCAGCACGTCGATGCCTACGTCTTGCGCGACGACGTGCAGGGGGCCGAGATCGGGCTGGTCTGGCAGCCGCGCGACCGCTTCCAGACGTTGGCCGCCTGGTTTCTGAACTATCGCGAGGTGGCGGTCAGTTGCCCGCCGGCAAACTCAGGTTAA
- the tatA gene encoding twin-arginine translocase TatA/TatE family subunit → MGSIGWPELLIVLAVVLLIFGVGRIARVGGELGKGVSAFREGLKDEKQTTAEKEAAEKQNDLTGGPTL, encoded by the coding sequence ATGGGATCTATCGGATGGCCGGAGTTGTTAATCGTGTTGGCAGTCGTCTTGTTGATTTTTGGCGTCGGCCGCATCGCGCGCGTCGGCGGCGAGCTCGGTAAAGGCGTGTCGGCCTTTCGCGAGGGCTTGAAAGACGAAAAGCAAACGACCGCGGAAAAAGAAGCGGCCGAGAAGCAAAACGATCTAACCGGCGGCCCAACACTCTAA
- a CDS encoding Sec-independent protein translocase family protein, which yields MDNIFGIGLPEFVLILVIAGMVMGPERIARSARTLGRLTARLQAVSRTFFRQLHAELDSVDEGGELRNTVDELNQLRRQVADLRSEVFTLAAGTSADTRQAFRDIKREAEQTIMPPNLGRPDATPAPSAQAGKDAPVFRPPSLATATAPAAPNNTNGGSTPARPTPKLPQRLDIAEDMDE from the coding sequence ATGGACAATATTTTCGGCATTGGCTTGCCGGAATTTGTTCTGATCCTGGTGATTGCCGGGATGGTCATGGGGCCGGAGCGGATCGCCCGTTCGGCGCGGACGCTCGGCCGTCTCACCGCGCGCCTGCAAGCCGTTTCGCGCACCTTCTTCCGCCAGCTCCACGCCGAATTGGACTCGGTGGATGAGGGCGGTGAACTCAGGAATACCGTCGATGAACTGAATCAGTTGCGGCGGCAGGTCGCCGATCTGCGCAGCGAGGTCTTCACCCTGGCCGCGGGCACGTCGGCCGACACCCGGCAGGCCTTCCGCGACATCAAGCGCGAGGCCGAGCAGACCATCATGCCGCCAAATCTGGGCCGCCCCGACGCCACCCCCGCGCCGTCCGCTCAAGCCGGGAAGGATGCGCCGGTTTTCCGGCCGCCATCCCTGGCCACGGCTACCGCGCCGGCCGCCCCTAACAATACCAACGGCGGCTCAACCCCCGCCCGCCCGACGCCCAAACTACCGCAGCGGCTGGACATCGCCGAGGACATGGACGAATGA
- the tatC gene encoding twin-arginine translocase subunit TatC, with the protein MSGSESPLLPPPVAEEAAVMSIFAHLNELRIRLSYAAVALLIATAFSFIFADRLLEFLMQPYAASIEGEVALQTLRPTEGIETFFRVSLLAGVILAMPVILFEFWQFIRPALSKNEERYIYFFIPSALFLFLLGIAFAWYILAPAAIYFLANFMPDIFRAEWTGQEYISFVTRLLLWIGLAFQMPIIIYVVARVGLVSAVTLRQQWRVAVVGVAVLAAVITPSVDPVTMLLTMAPLFALYILSLGLAVIGERQFARSMAEIENRPAL; encoded by the coding sequence ATGAGCGGCAGCGAATCGCCGTTACTGCCCCCGCCCGTGGCCGAAGAAGCGGCCGTGATGAGCATCTTCGCTCATCTGAACGAGTTGCGCATCCGGCTGTCCTATGCCGCCGTGGCCCTGCTCATCGCCACGGCGTTCAGCTTCATCTTCGCCGATCGCTTGCTGGAATTCCTGATGCAGCCCTATGCGGCCAGCATCGAGGGCGAGGTCGCCTTGCAGACGTTGCGGCCGACGGAGGGCATCGAAACGTTCTTCCGCGTCTCGCTGCTGGCGGGTGTTATCCTCGCCATGCCGGTCATCCTCTTCGAGTTCTGGCAGTTCATTCGCCCCGCGCTGAGCAAAAACGAAGAACGCTACATCTATTTCTTTATCCCCAGCGCGTTGTTCCTGTTCCTGCTAGGCATCGCCTTTGCCTGGTACATCCTGGCCCCGGCGGCGATCTATTTCCTGGCGAACTTCATGCCCGACATCTTCCGGGCGGAGTGGACGGGGCAAGAGTACATCAGTTTTGTCACCCGCCTGTTGTTGTGGATTGGTCTGGCCTTCCAGATGCCGATTATCATCTACGTGGTGGCCCGCGTCGGGCTGGTGTCGGCGGTTACCCTGCGCCAGCAATGGCGGGTGGCCGTCGTGGGGGTGGCCGTGCTGGCGGCGGTGATCACGCCGTCGGTCGACCCGGTGACGATGCTGCTGACGATGGCCCCCTTGTTCGCGCTCTACATCCTCAGTTTGGGGCTGGCCGTCATCGGCGAACGGCAATTCGCCCGCTCGATGGCCGAGATCGAGAACCGCCCGGCCCTCTAG
- a CDS encoding rhomboid family intramembrane serine protease, with protein sequence MSTYEETVRRRGNEAKRLVRPLLILIACVWLIEIIDRLFFGRALDQLGIVPRQLAGLRGILFAPFLHGSFAHLLANTVPFLILGFLVIVRHRGHMIIVSALILLISGLGTWLIAPVNTVHIGASGLIFGYFAFLVVNAWFERSFAAVLLALLVIVMYGGLLVGIWPTAGGISWQSHLFGLLGGAVAAFYYSPRRG encoded by the coding sequence ATGAGCACCTATGAAGAAACAGTCCGCCGGCGGGGCAACGAGGCCAAACGGCTGGTGCGGCCCCTGCTGATCCTGATCGCTTGTGTCTGGCTAATTGAAATCATCGACCGCCTGTTCTTCGGCCGAGCGCTCGATCAACTGGGCATTGTCCCCCGACAACTGGCCGGCTTGCGCGGTATCCTGTTCGCCCCTTTTCTCCACGGCAGTTTTGCCCACCTGCTGGCGAATACCGTGCCCTTTCTGATCCTGGGCTTCCTGGTCATAGTGCGCCACCGAGGCCATATGATCATCGTCTCGGCCCTCATCCTGCTGATCAGCGGCCTGGGGACGTGGCTCATCGCCCCGGTCAATACCGTCCACATCGGGGCCAGCGGCCTCATCTTCGGCTATTTCGCTTTTCTGGTGGTCAATGCCTGGTTCGAGCGCAGTTTCGCCGCGGTCTTGCTGGCCCTGCTGGTGATCGTGATGTATGGCGGGTTGCTGGTCGGGATTTGGCCGACGGCCGGGGGTATCTCCTGGCAGAGCCATTTGTTCGGCTTGCTGGGCGGGGCAGTGGCCGCCTTCTACTACAGTCCGCGCCGTGGCTAG